A region from the Triticum aestivum cultivar Chinese Spring chromosome 3D, IWGSC CS RefSeq v2.1, whole genome shotgun sequence genome encodes:
- the LOC123074524 gene encoding NFATC2-interacting protein isoform X1, with amino-acid sequence MSSPLLLRTEAHEEEMPAAGADSEELEPLFDYSRVQPTIDFCFDDSDLEESDIFVHCNKRPKVPAAAADDANAVEGGNANEKGDAGIKKATVVNLDDEDWLAPPPLKPVLSTEVCKDKTMQELRLKKQEVEKQADDAFQKVVENVKKDMLAKKPPEPIVLDEPTEIETKKSKEKICIMIQEKDGRQQFRVSKDEKFDKLFKAYAKKVQLSSSDLTFVFDGDKINPASTPQDLDLEDEDMIEVHHKPTLDKPAEACVKKSREKILIMIQDEDVKLQFRIYKDEKLDKLFKVYAKKVQQSPSDLIFIFDGDKINSATTPQDLDLENDDMIEVRHKSR; translated from the exons ATGAGTTCTCCACTTCTCCTAAGAACAGAG GCGCACGAGGAGGAGATGCCGGCGGCGGGGGCGGACAGCGAGGAGCTCGAGCCGCTCTTCGACTACTCCCGCGTGCAGCCCACCATCGACTTCTGCTTCGACG ATTCCGACCTCGAGGAGTCGGACATCTTCGTCCACTGCAACAAGCGCCCCAAggtgcctgccgccgccgccgacgacgcgaACGCTGTC GAGGGGGGTAATGCTAACGAGAAGGGCGACGCCGGCATAAAGAAGGCCACGGTGGTGAAtttggatgatgaggattggctgGCTCCGCCGCCGCTGAAGCCTGTGCTTAGCACTGAAGTATGCAAGGATAAAACGATGCAAGAGCTGAG ATTAAAGAAGCAAGAAGTAGAAAAACAGGCTGATGATGCATTTCAAAAGGTTGTTGAAAATGTTAAGAAAGACATGTTAGCAAAGAAGCCACCTGAACCTATAGTTCTTGATGAGCCAACTGAAATAGAGACTAAGAAATCGAAAGAGAAGATCTGCATTATGATTCAGGAAAAGGATGGAAGGCAGCAGTTCCGTGTATCCAAG GATGAGAAGTTTGACAAGCTTTTCAAGGCGTATGCTAAGAAGGTCCAACTCAGCTCATCCGATCTGACTTTCGTATTTGATGGCGACAAAATAAACCCGGCAAGTACACCCCAGGACCTTGACCTGGAGGATGAAGACATGATTGAGGTGCACCATAAGCCAACTCTAGACAAGCCAGCTGAAGCATGCGTGAAGAAATCACGAGAAAAGATACTCATAATGATTCAGGATGAAGATGTGAAGCTGCAGTTCCGTATATACAAG GATGAGAAACTTGACAAGCTTTTCAAGGTGTATGCTAAGAAGGTCCAACAAAGCCCATCTGATCTGATTTTCATATTCGATGGTGACAAAATAAACTCGGCTACTACACCCCAGGATCTTGACCTGGAGAATGATGACATGATTGAGGTGCGCCATAAATCCCGCTGA
- the LOC123074524 gene encoding NFATC2-interacting protein isoform X2 has protein sequence MPKAHEEEMPAAGADSEELEPLFDYSRVQPTIDFCFDDSDLEESDIFVHCNKRPKVPAAAADDANAVEGGNANEKGDAGIKKATVVNLDDEDWLAPPPLKPVLSTEVCKDKTMQELRLKKQEVEKQADDAFQKVVENVKKDMLAKKPPEPIVLDEPTEIETKKSKEKICIMIQEKDGRQQFRVSKDEKFDKLFKAYAKKVQLSSSDLTFVFDGDKINPASTPQDLDLEDEDMIEVHHKPTLDKPAEACVKKSREKILIMIQDEDVKLQFRIYKDEKLDKLFKVYAKKVQQSPSDLIFIFDGDKINSATTPQDLDLENDDMIEVRHKSR, from the exons ATGCCGAAG GCGCACGAGGAGGAGATGCCGGCGGCGGGGGCGGACAGCGAGGAGCTCGAGCCGCTCTTCGACTACTCCCGCGTGCAGCCCACCATCGACTTCTGCTTCGACG ATTCCGACCTCGAGGAGTCGGACATCTTCGTCCACTGCAACAAGCGCCCCAAggtgcctgccgccgccgccgacgacgcgaACGCTGTC GAGGGGGGTAATGCTAACGAGAAGGGCGACGCCGGCATAAAGAAGGCCACGGTGGTGAAtttggatgatgaggattggctgGCTCCGCCGCCGCTGAAGCCTGTGCTTAGCACTGAAGTATGCAAGGATAAAACGATGCAAGAGCTGAG ATTAAAGAAGCAAGAAGTAGAAAAACAGGCTGATGATGCATTTCAAAAGGTTGTTGAAAATGTTAAGAAAGACATGTTAGCAAAGAAGCCACCTGAACCTATAGTTCTTGATGAGCCAACTGAAATAGAGACTAAGAAATCGAAAGAGAAGATCTGCATTATGATTCAGGAAAAGGATGGAAGGCAGCAGTTCCGTGTATCCAAG GATGAGAAGTTTGACAAGCTTTTCAAGGCGTATGCTAAGAAGGTCCAACTCAGCTCATCCGATCTGACTTTCGTATTTGATGGCGACAAAATAAACCCGGCAAGTACACCCCAGGACCTTGACCTGGAGGATGAAGACATGATTGAGGTGCACCATAAGCCAACTCTAGACAAGCCAGCTGAAGCATGCGTGAAGAAATCACGAGAAAAGATACTCATAATGATTCAGGATGAAGATGTGAAGCTGCAGTTCCGTATATACAAG GATGAGAAACTTGACAAGCTTTTCAAGGTGTATGCTAAGAAGGTCCAACAAAGCCCATCTGATCTGATTTTCATATTCGATGGTGACAAAATAAACTCGGCTACTACACCCCAGGATCTTGACCTGGAGAATGATGACATGATTGAGGTGCGCCATAAATCCCGCTGA